In Neodiprion pinetum isolate iyNeoPine1 chromosome 6, iyNeoPine1.2, whole genome shotgun sequence, one genomic interval encodes:
- the LOC124221496 gene encoding uncharacterized protein isoform X3 translates to MSTKIDSARLPQRLHNRNISIPNNFRTSMMALHLSARNMVVVAIVAAACASVASSVIDDDEKFLEIGVNVDEKTSQKLNAKTESESVRNVTTTTSRRDKKIIHRLIGGHVKHYSAKVTEAKDQRETPPTRWDEDGLVMSSAGNGKEKTSSSTRRTDDDEEKKSLSQQVKEGKYGLIQNEIYKTPPERPGIISYLGNPEVPKDTAKNLGGLEEEEIWLAENHLLVLRGGKFPVSNVNAKRPESNTGNWPPIDDYKAPERQVKIPPHPKVPPPFPVQLTEGGPVQIIRANGSVSVVNDTADYEEYANYPEGFYPGEAPFYPTSSNISEPVSTGFYGNASEGVLGPFYQSLPAGAVFVPPPSNQTDYDEEDQSIYYPPPYSFYYPQDNATAVPPGPLVPGIILPPPPNFFAEQDERKPTTKGRFYAKETTTTPRTTTTTERIRETTKYAPPAPTPRRKTVPKLYKARFPTTTPSYSTGTKPTTRVQSHQGTPKTVGKLKSRNFTRVPITPVTSTPFDTPRYVETTTTVPEKASTTPTGDYYDIQTEVENHLVDLGPPQGGQWSAIVSSTAVPLLAYYATTPLPSERTRSMEDDIAPIHVKAKIDIPAKNPAAYYFYEETNGPAVATTTPSPYYDVQPIPRRRQPKKQYYSVEMVPSQQTSNDFADLKLNPVIKTGQGYNEFIDPEPVVRNPAPTTKYNVERIRGSVSDRENSPKYYQSLSLGGSTATIKPYYTTQRPRFYYQSTRNEQYADYRDDQEVKSSPIYQYSYEANGYTKQRQQQSYRQQEIDDVPTPDVRQVYNEYQQPTRTAGGQYYNDYDVQPVQKSSGISYLTNHRQSYSAATARPSVNTTPNPHHAYYTKQDEQLLDDVTKQYFTIFGKKLPENVLQSTTPLYRVEAAAETTTESPVGHDINTYVANNPYNGNGNSAAVHQLQSLTPPKVSVHYGDQTQRPYSLEGDTLVNYKNPLPPINPDAEFIPVNKPVAPSRQRLQEFRSEQISTPFRNRNGGNYLQGSNQRETSSYRGRYPTPSPISLANDISVNYRDPRPPINPDAEFINPVQGQRNQATRGGSYFAYQLPGNGGHFYFLTPQAISQRQDLTNGGYFYSKPTATRLVRRRRRGPAEG, encoded by the exons aGCACGAAAATTGATTCCGCGCGCCTACCTCAGCGGTTACACAACCGAAATATTAGCATACCTAATAATTTCCGAACGAGCATG ATGGCATTGCACTTATCGGCGAGAAATATGGTGGTCGTAGCGATCGTGGCGGCAGCATGTGCCTCGGTAGCATCATCGGTTATCGACGATGACGAAAAGTTCCTCGAGATAGGCGTCAACGTCGACGAGAAAACTAGTCAAAAATTGAATGCCAAGACGGAATCAGAATCGGTTAGAAACGTTACAACGACGACGTCGAGGCGCGACAAGAAGATTATCCACAGACTGATCGGTGGGCACGTGAAGCATTACAGCGCGAAAGTGACGGAGGCCAAGGATCAACGTGAAACACCGCCGACGAGGTGGGACGAGGACGGACTGGTGATGTCGTCGGCCGGAAACGGAAAGGAAAAGACGTCTTCGTCGACGCGACGAACCGATGACGACGAAGAGAAGAAATCCCTTTCGCAGCAGGTTAAGGAGGGGAAATACGGACTTATACAGAACGAGATATACAAGACGCCACCCGAGAGGCCGGGGATCATAAGCTACCTCGGTAATCCCGAGGTGCCGAAGGACACCGCCAAGAATTTGGGGGGATTGGAAGAGGAGGAGATATGGCTCGCGGAGAATCATTTGCTCGTCCTGAGGGGCGGGAAATTTCCTGTATCGAACGTCAACGCAAAAAGGCCCGAAAGCAACACCGGCAACTGGCCGCCCATCGATGATTACAAGGCGCCAGAACGGCAGGTCAAAATACCACCGCATCCGAAAGTGCCGCCGCCCTTTCCCGTCCAGCTCACTGAAGGGGGACCCGTTCAGATTATCCGGGCAAACGGGTCCGTGTCGGTCGTCAACGACACCGCCGACTACGAGGAGTACGCCAACTATCCGGAGGGTTTCTACCCGGGGGAGGCGCCGTTTTATCCGACCTCGTCCAACATCTCGGAGCCCGTAAGCACCGGCTTCTACGGCAACGCTTCCGAGGGGGTTTTGGGGCCATTTTACCAGTCACTTCCGGCCGGCGCGGTATTCGTCCCGCCGCCGAGCAACCAGACGGACTACGACGAGGAAGACCAGTCGATATACTACCCGCCACCCTACAGCTTCTACTACCCGCAGGACAACGCGACCGCGGTACCCCCTGGTCCCCTTGTTCCCGGCATAATCCTGCCTCCCCCGCCAAACTTCTTCGCCGAACAGGACGAGCGGAAGCCGACGACCAAGGGCAGGTTCTATGCGAAAGAAACCACCACCACCCCCAGGACGACGACCACAACCGAACGAATCCGGGAGACGACGAAGTACGCTCCGCCGGCTCCGACGCCGCGACGTAAGACGGTCCCGAAACTGTACAAGGCTCGATTCCCGACAACAACACCGAGCTACTCGACCGGTACGAAGCCGACTACGAGAGTCCAGAGCCACCAAGGAACCCCGAAGACGGTCGGTAAGCTCAAGTCCAGGAACTTTACCCGGGTTCCAATCACGCCGGTGACTTCGACGCCGTTCGACACCCCGCGGTACGTCGAAACGACAACCACGGTCCCGGAGAAAGCGAGCACCACTCCGACCGGCGACTACTACGACATCCAGACCGAGGTCGAGAACCATTTGGTCGATTTGGGCCCGCCTCAGGGCGGTCAATGGTCAGCGATAGTGAGTAGCACCGCGGTGCCTCTGCTCGCCTATTACGCGACTACACCGTTGCCGTCGGAGCGGACGAGGAGTATGGAGGATGATATAGCGCCGATTCACGTCAAGGCGAAGATTGATATACCGGCGAAGAATCCCGCGGCTTATTACTTCTACGAGGAGACGAACGGGCCGGCGGTCGCCACGACGACACCTTCACCTTACTACGACGTCCAACCGATACCGAGGCGGCGTCAACCGAAGAAGCAGTATTACAGCGTCGAGATGGTACCGTCCCAGCAGACGTCGAACGACTTCGCAGACCTGAAACTCAACCCGGTAATTAAGACGGGACAAGGTTACAACGAGTTCATAGACCCGGAGCCGGTGGTTCGGAATCCCGCACCAACGACCAAGTATAACGTCGAGCGAATTAGAGGGTCTGTTAGCGATCGGGAAAATTCACCGAAGTACTATCAGTCTCTGTCGTTGGGGGGCTCGACGGCCACCATCAAACCTTACTACACGACGCAGAGGCCGCGATTCTACTACCAGAGTACCCGTAACGAACAGTACGCGGACTACAGGGATGATCAGGAGGTAAAATCGAGTCCGATTTATCAGTATAGCTACGAGGCCAACGGTTACACGAAGCAGCGACAACAGCAGAGCTATAGGCAGCAAGAAATAGACGACGTACCGACACCGGATGTACGACAAGTCTATAACGAGTATCAACAACCGACGAGGACGGCTGGGGGCCAGTACTACAACGATTACGACGTCCAGCCGGTGCAGAAATCGTCTGGGATCTCGTACCTGACGAATCACAGACAGTCGTATTCAGCGGCGACGGCGAGGCCGTCGGTAAACACGACGCCGAATCCGCATCACGCGTATTACACGAAACAGGATGAGCAGCTGCTGGACGATGTGACCAAGCAGTACTTCACGATATTCGGTAAAAAGTTGCCGGAAAACGTCCTTCAAAGCACGACACCTTTGTACAGAGTCGAGGCGGCGGCTGAAACGACGACGGAGAGTCCGGTGGGCCACGACATCAACACCTACGTGGCGAACAATCCTTACAACGGTAACGGTAACAGTGCCGCGGTTCATCAGCTGCAGAGTTTGACACCACCCAAGGTCAGCGTTCACTACGGCGACCAGACGCAGAGGCCGTATTCCCTCGAGGGCGACACTCTGGTGAATTACAAAAACCCGTTGCCGCCGATAAACCCGGACGCCGAGTTCATCCCCGTTAACAAACCGGTAGCACCGTCTAGGCAGCGGCTCCAAGAGTTCCGAAGCGAGCAGATTTCAACGCCGTTCAGAAATCGAAACGGCGGTAATTACCTCCAGGGATCCAATCAGCGGGAGACGTCTTCGTATCGTGGACGCTATCCGACTCCGTCGCCGATATCGCTTGCCAATGATATTTCGGTAAACTACCGAGACCCCAGGCCGCCGATAAATCCGGACGCCGAGTTCATAAATCCTGTACAGGGGCAACGGAATCAAGCGACTAGAGGTGGCTCGTATTTTGCCTATCAGTTACCCGGCAATGGGGGACACTTTTATTTCCTTACGCCACAGGCGATATCCCAAAGGCAAGATCTTACCAACGGCGGatatttttactcgaaacCCACCGCGACGAGGCTCGTGAGACGTCGTCGTCGGGGTCCCGCCGAGggctga
- the LOC124221496 gene encoding uncharacterized protein isoform X1 has protein sequence METRLTMTSCKCTVERTSFCLYSVIRDRGVNSTNSEVEIFYRVKRTISEEKLSTKIDSARLPQRLHNRNISIPNNFRTSMMALHLSARNMVVVAIVAAACASVASSVIDDDEKFLEIGVNVDEKTSQKLNAKTESESVRNVTTTTSRRDKKIIHRLIGGHVKHYSAKVTEAKDQRETPPTRWDEDGLVMSSAGNGKEKTSSSTRRTDDDEEKKSLSQQVKEGKYGLIQNEIYKTPPERPGIISYLGNPEVPKDTAKNLGGLEEEEIWLAENHLLVLRGGKFPVSNVNAKRPESNTGNWPPIDDYKAPERQVKIPPHPKVPPPFPVQLTEGGPVQIIRANGSVSVVNDTADYEEYANYPEGFYPGEAPFYPTSSNISEPVSTGFYGNASEGVLGPFYQSLPAGAVFVPPPSNQTDYDEEDQSIYYPPPYSFYYPQDNATAVPPGPLVPGIILPPPPNFFAEQDERKPTTKGRFYAKETTTTPRTTTTTERIRETTKYAPPAPTPRRKTVPKLYKARFPTTTPSYSTGTKPTTRVQSHQGTPKTVGKLKSRNFTRVPITPVTSTPFDTPRYVETTTTVPEKASTTPTGDYYDIQTEVENHLVDLGPPQGGQWSAIVSSTAVPLLAYYATTPLPSERTRSMEDDIAPIHVKAKIDIPAKNPAAYYFYEETNGPAVATTTPSPYYDVQPIPRRRQPKKQYYSVEMVPSQQTSNDFADLKLNPVIKTGQGYNEFIDPEPVVRNPAPTTKYNVERIRGSVSDRENSPKYYQSLSLGGSTATIKPYYTTQRPRFYYQSTRNEQYADYRDDQEVKSSPIYQYSYEANGYTKQRQQQSYRQQEIDDVPTPDVRQVYNEYQQPTRTAGGQYYNDYDVQPVQKSSGISYLTNHRQSYSAATARPSVNTTPNPHHAYYTKQDEQLLDDVTKQYFTIFGKKLPENVLQSTTPLYRVEAAAETTTESPVGHDINTYVANNPYNGNGNSAAVHQLQSLTPPKVSVHYGDQTQRPYSLEGDTLVNYKNPLPPINPDAEFIPVNKPVAPSRQRLQEFRSEQISTPFRNRNGGNYLQGSNQRETSSYRGRYPTPSPISLANDISVNYRDPRPPINPDAEFINPVQGQRNQATRGGSYFAYQLPGNGGHFYFLTPQAISQRQDLTNGGYFYSKPTATRLVRRRRRGPAEG, from the exons aGCACGAAAATTGATTCCGCGCGCCTACCTCAGCGGTTACACAACCGAAATATTAGCATACCTAATAATTTCCGAACGAGCATG ATGGCATTGCACTTATCGGCGAGAAATATGGTGGTCGTAGCGATCGTGGCGGCAGCATGTGCCTCGGTAGCATCATCGGTTATCGACGATGACGAAAAGTTCCTCGAGATAGGCGTCAACGTCGACGAGAAAACTAGTCAAAAATTGAATGCCAAGACGGAATCAGAATCGGTTAGAAACGTTACAACGACGACGTCGAGGCGCGACAAGAAGATTATCCACAGACTGATCGGTGGGCACGTGAAGCATTACAGCGCGAAAGTGACGGAGGCCAAGGATCAACGTGAAACACCGCCGACGAGGTGGGACGAGGACGGACTGGTGATGTCGTCGGCCGGAAACGGAAAGGAAAAGACGTCTTCGTCGACGCGACGAACCGATGACGACGAAGAGAAGAAATCCCTTTCGCAGCAGGTTAAGGAGGGGAAATACGGACTTATACAGAACGAGATATACAAGACGCCACCCGAGAGGCCGGGGATCATAAGCTACCTCGGTAATCCCGAGGTGCCGAAGGACACCGCCAAGAATTTGGGGGGATTGGAAGAGGAGGAGATATGGCTCGCGGAGAATCATTTGCTCGTCCTGAGGGGCGGGAAATTTCCTGTATCGAACGTCAACGCAAAAAGGCCCGAAAGCAACACCGGCAACTGGCCGCCCATCGATGATTACAAGGCGCCAGAACGGCAGGTCAAAATACCACCGCATCCGAAAGTGCCGCCGCCCTTTCCCGTCCAGCTCACTGAAGGGGGACCCGTTCAGATTATCCGGGCAAACGGGTCCGTGTCGGTCGTCAACGACACCGCCGACTACGAGGAGTACGCCAACTATCCGGAGGGTTTCTACCCGGGGGAGGCGCCGTTTTATCCGACCTCGTCCAACATCTCGGAGCCCGTAAGCACCGGCTTCTACGGCAACGCTTCCGAGGGGGTTTTGGGGCCATTTTACCAGTCACTTCCGGCCGGCGCGGTATTCGTCCCGCCGCCGAGCAACCAGACGGACTACGACGAGGAAGACCAGTCGATATACTACCCGCCACCCTACAGCTTCTACTACCCGCAGGACAACGCGACCGCGGTACCCCCTGGTCCCCTTGTTCCCGGCATAATCCTGCCTCCCCCGCCAAACTTCTTCGCCGAACAGGACGAGCGGAAGCCGACGACCAAGGGCAGGTTCTATGCGAAAGAAACCACCACCACCCCCAGGACGACGACCACAACCGAACGAATCCGGGAGACGACGAAGTACGCTCCGCCGGCTCCGACGCCGCGACGTAAGACGGTCCCGAAACTGTACAAGGCTCGATTCCCGACAACAACACCGAGCTACTCGACCGGTACGAAGCCGACTACGAGAGTCCAGAGCCACCAAGGAACCCCGAAGACGGTCGGTAAGCTCAAGTCCAGGAACTTTACCCGGGTTCCAATCACGCCGGTGACTTCGACGCCGTTCGACACCCCGCGGTACGTCGAAACGACAACCACGGTCCCGGAGAAAGCGAGCACCACTCCGACCGGCGACTACTACGACATCCAGACCGAGGTCGAGAACCATTTGGTCGATTTGGGCCCGCCTCAGGGCGGTCAATGGTCAGCGATAGTGAGTAGCACCGCGGTGCCTCTGCTCGCCTATTACGCGACTACACCGTTGCCGTCGGAGCGGACGAGGAGTATGGAGGATGATATAGCGCCGATTCACGTCAAGGCGAAGATTGATATACCGGCGAAGAATCCCGCGGCTTATTACTTCTACGAGGAGACGAACGGGCCGGCGGTCGCCACGACGACACCTTCACCTTACTACGACGTCCAACCGATACCGAGGCGGCGTCAACCGAAGAAGCAGTATTACAGCGTCGAGATGGTACCGTCCCAGCAGACGTCGAACGACTTCGCAGACCTGAAACTCAACCCGGTAATTAAGACGGGACAAGGTTACAACGAGTTCATAGACCCGGAGCCGGTGGTTCGGAATCCCGCACCAACGACCAAGTATAACGTCGAGCGAATTAGAGGGTCTGTTAGCGATCGGGAAAATTCACCGAAGTACTATCAGTCTCTGTCGTTGGGGGGCTCGACGGCCACCATCAAACCTTACTACACGACGCAGAGGCCGCGATTCTACTACCAGAGTACCCGTAACGAACAGTACGCGGACTACAGGGATGATCAGGAGGTAAAATCGAGTCCGATTTATCAGTATAGCTACGAGGCCAACGGTTACACGAAGCAGCGACAACAGCAGAGCTATAGGCAGCAAGAAATAGACGACGTACCGACACCGGATGTACGACAAGTCTATAACGAGTATCAACAACCGACGAGGACGGCTGGGGGCCAGTACTACAACGATTACGACGTCCAGCCGGTGCAGAAATCGTCTGGGATCTCGTACCTGACGAATCACAGACAGTCGTATTCAGCGGCGACGGCGAGGCCGTCGGTAAACACGACGCCGAATCCGCATCACGCGTATTACACGAAACAGGATGAGCAGCTGCTGGACGATGTGACCAAGCAGTACTTCACGATATTCGGTAAAAAGTTGCCGGAAAACGTCCTTCAAAGCACGACACCTTTGTACAGAGTCGAGGCGGCGGCTGAAACGACGACGGAGAGTCCGGTGGGCCACGACATCAACACCTACGTGGCGAACAATCCTTACAACGGTAACGGTAACAGTGCCGCGGTTCATCAGCTGCAGAGTTTGACACCACCCAAGGTCAGCGTTCACTACGGCGACCAGACGCAGAGGCCGTATTCCCTCGAGGGCGACACTCTGGTGAATTACAAAAACCCGTTGCCGCCGATAAACCCGGACGCCGAGTTCATCCCCGTTAACAAACCGGTAGCACCGTCTAGGCAGCGGCTCCAAGAGTTCCGAAGCGAGCAGATTTCAACGCCGTTCAGAAATCGAAACGGCGGTAATTACCTCCAGGGATCCAATCAGCGGGAGACGTCTTCGTATCGTGGACGCTATCCGACTCCGTCGCCGATATCGCTTGCCAATGATATTTCGGTAAACTACCGAGACCCCAGGCCGCCGATAAATCCGGACGCCGAGTTCATAAATCCTGTACAGGGGCAACGGAATCAAGCGACTAGAGGTGGCTCGTATTTTGCCTATCAGTTACCCGGCAATGGGGGACACTTTTATTTCCTTACGCCACAGGCGATATCCCAAAGGCAAGATCTTACCAACGGCGGatatttttactcgaaacCCACCGCGACGAGGCTCGTGAGACGTCGTCGTCGGGGTCCCGCCGAGggctga
- the LOC124221496 gene encoding uncharacterized protein isoform X5, with product MALHLSARNMVVVAIVAAACASVASSVIDDDEKFLEIGVNVDEKTSQKLNAKTESESVRNVTTTTSRRDKKIIHRLIGGHVKHYSAKVTEAKDQRETPPTRWDEDGLVMSSAGNGKEKTSSSTRRTDDDEEKKSLSQQVKEGKYGLIQNEIYKTPPERPGIISYLGNPEVPKDTAKNLGGLEEEEIWLAENHLLVLRGGKFPVSNVNAKRPESNTGNWPPIDDYKAPERQVKIPPHPKVPPPFPVQLTEGGPVQIIRANGSVSVVNDTADYEEYANYPEGFYPGEAPFYPTSSNISEPVSTGFYGNASEGVLGPFYQSLPAGAVFVPPPSNQTDYDEEDQSIYYPPPYSFYYPQDNATAVPPGPLVPGIILPPPPNFFAEQDERKPTTKGRFYAKETTTTPRTTTTTERIRETTKYAPPAPTPRRKTVPKLYKARFPTTTPSYSTGTKPTTRVQSHQGTPKTVGKLKSRNFTRVPITPVTSTPFDTPRYVETTTTVPEKASTTPTGDYYDIQTEVENHLVDLGPPQGGQWSAIVSSTAVPLLAYYATTPLPSERTRSMEDDIAPIHVKAKIDIPAKNPAAYYFYEETNGPAVATTTPSPYYDVQPIPRRRQPKKQYYSVEMVPSQQTSNDFADLKLNPVIKTGQGYNEFIDPEPVVRNPAPTTKYNVERIRGSVSDRENSPKYYQSLSLGGSTATIKPYYTTQRPRFYYQSTRNEQYADYRDDQEVKSSPIYQYSYEANGYTKQRQQQSYRQQEIDDVPTPDVRQVYNEYQQPTRTAGGQYYNDYDVQPVQKSSGISYLTNHRQSYSAATARPSVNTTPNPHHAYYTKQDEQLLDDVTKQYFTIFGKKLPENVLQSTTPLYRVEAAAETTTESPVGHDINTYVANNPYNGNGNSAAVHQLQSLTPPKVSVHYGDQTQRPYSLEGDTLVNYKNPLPPINPDAEFIPVNKPVAPSRQRLQEFRSEQISTPFRNRNGGNYLQGSNQRETSSYRGRYPTPSPISLANDISVNYRDPRPPINPDAEFINPVQGQRNQATRGGSYFAYQLPGNGGHFYFLTPQAISQRQDLTNGGYFYSKPTATRLVRRRRRGPAEG from the coding sequence ATGGCATTGCACTTATCGGCGAGAAATATGGTGGTCGTAGCGATCGTGGCGGCAGCATGTGCCTCGGTAGCATCATCGGTTATCGACGATGACGAAAAGTTCCTCGAGATAGGCGTCAACGTCGACGAGAAAACTAGTCAAAAATTGAATGCCAAGACGGAATCAGAATCGGTTAGAAACGTTACAACGACGACGTCGAGGCGCGACAAGAAGATTATCCACAGACTGATCGGTGGGCACGTGAAGCATTACAGCGCGAAAGTGACGGAGGCCAAGGATCAACGTGAAACACCGCCGACGAGGTGGGACGAGGACGGACTGGTGATGTCGTCGGCCGGAAACGGAAAGGAAAAGACGTCTTCGTCGACGCGACGAACCGATGACGACGAAGAGAAGAAATCCCTTTCGCAGCAGGTTAAGGAGGGGAAATACGGACTTATACAGAACGAGATATACAAGACGCCACCCGAGAGGCCGGGGATCATAAGCTACCTCGGTAATCCCGAGGTGCCGAAGGACACCGCCAAGAATTTGGGGGGATTGGAAGAGGAGGAGATATGGCTCGCGGAGAATCATTTGCTCGTCCTGAGGGGCGGGAAATTTCCTGTATCGAACGTCAACGCAAAAAGGCCCGAAAGCAACACCGGCAACTGGCCGCCCATCGATGATTACAAGGCGCCAGAACGGCAGGTCAAAATACCACCGCATCCGAAAGTGCCGCCGCCCTTTCCCGTCCAGCTCACTGAAGGGGGACCCGTTCAGATTATCCGGGCAAACGGGTCCGTGTCGGTCGTCAACGACACCGCCGACTACGAGGAGTACGCCAACTATCCGGAGGGTTTCTACCCGGGGGAGGCGCCGTTTTATCCGACCTCGTCCAACATCTCGGAGCCCGTAAGCACCGGCTTCTACGGCAACGCTTCCGAGGGGGTTTTGGGGCCATTTTACCAGTCACTTCCGGCCGGCGCGGTATTCGTCCCGCCGCCGAGCAACCAGACGGACTACGACGAGGAAGACCAGTCGATATACTACCCGCCACCCTACAGCTTCTACTACCCGCAGGACAACGCGACCGCGGTACCCCCTGGTCCCCTTGTTCCCGGCATAATCCTGCCTCCCCCGCCAAACTTCTTCGCCGAACAGGACGAGCGGAAGCCGACGACCAAGGGCAGGTTCTATGCGAAAGAAACCACCACCACCCCCAGGACGACGACCACAACCGAACGAATCCGGGAGACGACGAAGTACGCTCCGCCGGCTCCGACGCCGCGACGTAAGACGGTCCCGAAACTGTACAAGGCTCGATTCCCGACAACAACACCGAGCTACTCGACCGGTACGAAGCCGACTACGAGAGTCCAGAGCCACCAAGGAACCCCGAAGACGGTCGGTAAGCTCAAGTCCAGGAACTTTACCCGGGTTCCAATCACGCCGGTGACTTCGACGCCGTTCGACACCCCGCGGTACGTCGAAACGACAACCACGGTCCCGGAGAAAGCGAGCACCACTCCGACCGGCGACTACTACGACATCCAGACCGAGGTCGAGAACCATTTGGTCGATTTGGGCCCGCCTCAGGGCGGTCAATGGTCAGCGATAGTGAGTAGCACCGCGGTGCCTCTGCTCGCCTATTACGCGACTACACCGTTGCCGTCGGAGCGGACGAGGAGTATGGAGGATGATATAGCGCCGATTCACGTCAAGGCGAAGATTGATATACCGGCGAAGAATCCCGCGGCTTATTACTTCTACGAGGAGACGAACGGGCCGGCGGTCGCCACGACGACACCTTCACCTTACTACGACGTCCAACCGATACCGAGGCGGCGTCAACCGAAGAAGCAGTATTACAGCGTCGAGATGGTACCGTCCCAGCAGACGTCGAACGACTTCGCAGACCTGAAACTCAACCCGGTAATTAAGACGGGACAAGGTTACAACGAGTTCATAGACCCGGAGCCGGTGGTTCGGAATCCCGCACCAACGACCAAGTATAACGTCGAGCGAATTAGAGGGTCTGTTAGCGATCGGGAAAATTCACCGAAGTACTATCAGTCTCTGTCGTTGGGGGGCTCGACGGCCACCATCAAACCTTACTACACGACGCAGAGGCCGCGATTCTACTACCAGAGTACCCGTAACGAACAGTACGCGGACTACAGGGATGATCAGGAGGTAAAATCGAGTCCGATTTATCAGTATAGCTACGAGGCCAACGGTTACACGAAGCAGCGACAACAGCAGAGCTATAGGCAGCAAGAAATAGACGACGTACCGACACCGGATGTACGACAAGTCTATAACGAGTATCAACAACCGACGAGGACGGCTGGGGGCCAGTACTACAACGATTACGACGTCCAGCCGGTGCAGAAATCGTCTGGGATCTCGTACCTGACGAATCACAGACAGTCGTATTCAGCGGCGACGGCGAGGCCGTCGGTAAACACGACGCCGAATCCGCATCACGCGTATTACACGAAACAGGATGAGCAGCTGCTGGACGATGTGACCAAGCAGTACTTCACGATATTCGGTAAAAAGTTGCCGGAAAACGTCCTTCAAAGCACGACACCTTTGTACAGAGTCGAGGCGGCGGCTGAAACGACGACGGAGAGTCCGGTGGGCCACGACATCAACACCTACGTGGCGAACAATCCTTACAACGGTAACGGTAACAGTGCCGCGGTTCATCAGCTGCAGAGTTTGACACCACCCAAGGTCAGCGTTCACTACGGCGACCAGACGCAGAGGCCGTATTCCCTCGAGGGCGACACTCTGGTGAATTACAAAAACCCGTTGCCGCCGATAAACCCGGACGCCGAGTTCATCCCCGTTAACAAACCGGTAGCACCGTCTAGGCAGCGGCTCCAAGAGTTCCGAAGCGAGCAGATTTCAACGCCGTTCAGAAATCGAAACGGCGGTAATTACCTCCAGGGATCCAATCAGCGGGAGACGTCTTCGTATCGTGGACGCTATCCGACTCCGTCGCCGATATCGCTTGCCAATGATATTTCGGTAAACTACCGAGACCCCAGGCCGCCGATAAATCCGGACGCCGAGTTCATAAATCCTGTACAGGGGCAACGGAATCAAGCGACTAGAGGTGGCTCGTATTTTGCCTATCAGTTACCCGGCAATGGGGGACACTTTTATTTCCTTACGCCACAGGCGATATCCCAAAGGCAAGATCTTACCAACGGCGGatatttttactcgaaacCCACCGCGACGAGGCTCGTGAGACGTCGTCGTCGGGGTCCCGCCGAGggctga